In Clostridium omnivorum, the DNA window CAAAGGGTAAACTGCCAAAAACAGCAGCAGCCTCACCTTCAGATTTTTATACTGCCTTTAAATCCTATATAGATGAAGGTAAGGACATAATATTTATAAGCTTATCCTCTAAGCTTTCTTCAAACCTTCAAAATGCTGCTATAGCAGCCAGTGAATTTGATAAAGATAGAATTGAATTAGTTGACTCCTTAAATCTTTCAACAGGTATTGGACTATTAGTTATGAAGGCAGTAGATTATGCAAAGGAAGGCTTAGATGTGCATGAAATAGCGGGTAGAATAAGAGAACTAGTACCTAAAGTAAAAACAGCCTTCATAATAGACACCTTAGAGTATTTATATAAAGGTGGACGCTGCAATGCACTTCAAAACTTTTTGGGCAATGTATTAAAAATAAGACCTGTAGTTCAAGTTGTGAATGGTTCCATGATTTTGGCACAGAAAATACGTGGAAAAAGGAAAAAAGCATTAAGTATAATGCTCCAAAATGTTCTTAAAGACAAAGAAAACATCCAACTTGATAGGATTACCGTAACTCACTCCATGAGTGACGAAGATGCTAAATACCTAAAGAAAGAATTAGAAAAAGCTATTCCTGCTAAAGAAATCTTAATTACAAATGCTGGTTGTGTTGTATCTAGTCACTGCGGACCTAATACTGTAGGAATTTTATATATATCAAAATAGCCTCACTAAGTGAGGCTATTTTTTATTATAATACCTATTAAAGTGATAAATATAAATACTGCAAAAAAAATTCCTATTCCTTTTATATAAATACTAGCATAGTATTTTCTCCAAAATTCCCTATCTTGCTTTACTTCCATATCTTCTTCAAGCCTTATAGTCTTATTTAGATCAAGGTCTGGCTCTGTGATACCTTCGTAGAGCTGTCTGCATTTTTCACATTCTATAAAATGTTCTTCAATTAACTGCCTTGTTTCTTTAGAAACCTTTCCCTCAGCATAAAACGGGAGCAAATCTCTTATAAGAAAGCATTTCATATAACTTCACCTTCTTTTTCAAAAAGAGTCTTGAACTGAATTCTTGCCCTGTATACGTTAATCTTAACTTGGGACATACTCCAATTCATAAGCTGAGCTATCTCTGCATAGGAGAGCTCCATTACGTCACACATAATAAGTACATTCTTATGCTCTTCTTTCAATTCATTTAATACTTTTCTAACTTTCTCAGCCTTTTCTCTTCTTTCTATAGAGTCTTCAGGGATGAAAACCTCTGACTGAAGCTTAATTTCCTCCATATCGTCTAATGCTACCATATCATATTTCATTTCTCTTCTATACCAGGAAACGTATA includes these proteins:
- a CDS encoding DegV family protein; amino-acid sequence: MRDVKIFTDSTSDLTPEIILDNHISLVPLYVNFEDKSFKDGIDINTTTLYEIVKAKGKLPKTAAASPSDFYTAFKSYIDEGKDIIFISLSSKLSSNLQNAAIAASEFDKDRIELVDSLNLSTGIGLLVMKAVDYAKEGLDVHEIAGRIRELVPKVKTAFIIDTLEYLYKGGRCNALQNFLGNVLKIRPVVQVVNGSMILAQKIRGKRKKALSIMLQNVLKDKENIQLDRITVTHSMSDEDAKYLKKELEKAIPAKEILITNAGCVVSSHCGPNTVGILYISK
- a CDS encoding anti-sigma factor family protein, translating into MKCFLIRDLLPFYAEGKVSKETRQLIEEHFIECEKCRQLYEGITEPDLDLNKTIRLEEDMEVKQDREFWRKYYASIYIKGIGIFFAVFIFITLIGIIIKNSLT
- a CDS encoding RNA polymerase sigma factor, translating into MKNIGTLEELYKQYKPLIYSYFYYQTGNKPISEELCQEVFLKAFKGLQSFRQECSVKTWLYTIAHNLYVSWYRREMKYDMVALDDMEEIKLQSEVFIPEDSIERREKAEKVRKVLNELKEEHKNVLIMCDVMELSYAEIAQLMNWSMSQVKINVYRARIQFKTLFEKEGEVI